The proteins below come from a single Sorghum bicolor cultivar BTx623 chromosome 4, Sorghum_bicolor_NCBIv3, whole genome shotgun sequence genomic window:
- the LOC8085586 gene encoding potassium channel KAT1 — protein MTQAHSKSCFQQFSDGVQVKRNSGSFTIELLPSLGATINQSNKLQKFIISPYDPRYRYWELFLIVLVIYSAWICPFELAFLRDLSSKLLLVENIVNSFFAIDIVLTFFVAYVDSKTHLLVDDRKRIAVRYLSTWFIFDVCSTAPFQPISLLFTHKGNDLAFKILNMLRLWRLHRVSSLFARLEKDIRFNYFWTRCSKLISVTLFAVHCAGCFNYMIADRYPDPERTWIGAVMPTFRSESLWTRYVTALYWSITTLTTTGYGDLHAENPREMLFDICYMLFNLGLTAYLIGNMTNLVVHGTSRTQNFRDSIQSASEFAARNQLPEKIKQQMLSHFCLQFKTEGLNQQAMLNCLPKGIRSSIAYNLFFTILQQAYLFHGVSNNFIAELVMDVQAEYFPPKEDIMLQNEGAADIYVIVSGVVNLITTINGNEQVYEKVEEGDMFGEVGALCDIPQPFTCRTTTLSQLLRIRKIRLTEIMQEHREDSNILMNNLFQKLKLQENLPELNQLDRRFMHKYELFHAPREAWLLPQPYLQYTEHKFEDISKKVPTFGGDHGPTKLAAETIQLRMPQQGNSHDHGNFGATDGMAGGEDKCNEVHINCETKKGTKEFCVQIKSEDCDAASYWQTSHETVKLGSSHNTLDGITTRENQDSGNIQSSNKRVTIHAYPHNATGSLVQNGKLINLPGSLEEIFEIGSQKFPGFHPTKLVSRDYAEIDDISVIRDGDHLFLLQM, from the exons ATGACTCAAGCTCATTCAAAGTCATGCTTCCAACAATTTTCAGATGGAGTTCAAGTTAAGAGGAACAGTGGCAGCTTCACCATTGAGCTCCTGCCATCTCTTGGTGCAACAATAAATCAATCTAACAAGTTGCAGAAGTTCATCATATCTCCCTATGATCCCCGTTATAG ATACTGGGAGTTGTTCCTTATAGTCCTAGTCATttactctgcctggatttgccCGTTTGAACTAGCATTTTTGAGGGACTTGTCCTCTAAGCTTCTGCTAGTTGAGAACATTGTCAATAGCTTCTTCGCTATTGATATTGTtttgacattctttgtagcttaTGTCGACAGCAAAACACATCTTCTTGTGGATGATCGAAAGAGAATTGCAGTAAG GTACCTATCAACCTGGTTCATCTTTGATGTATGTTCAACAGCTCCATTTCAGCCAATCAGCCTTCTTTTTACACACAAGGGGAATGACCTTGCTTTTAAGATACTCAATATGTTGAGGCTATGGCGTCTTCACCGAGTCAGCTCGCTGTTTGCAAG ACTGGAGAAGGATATAAGATTCAACTATTTCTGGACTAGGTGCTCAAAACTTATTTCT GTTACTCTGTTTGCGGTGCATTGTGCGGGATGTTTCAACTATATGATTGCCGACAGATATCCTGATCCAGAGAGAACATGGATAGGTGCTGTTATGCCTACCTTCAGATCAGAGAGCTTATGGACTAGATATGTAACTGCCCTTTACTGGTCGATCACAACACTGACAACAACAGGTTATGGGGACCTACATGCTGAGAACCCAAGAGAGATGCTGTTTGATATCTGCTATATGCTGTTTAATCTGGGCCTGACAGCTTATCTTATTGGTAATATGACCAACCTGGTTGTTCATGGGACCAGCCGCACCCAGAATTTT AGGGACTCAATCCAATCGGCATCGGAATTTGCGGCACGAAATCAGTTGCCCGAGAAGATAAAGCAGCAAATGTTGTCGCACTTCTGCCTACAGTTCAAGACAGAGGGGCTCAACCAGCAAGCTATGCTAAATTGTCTCCCAAAAGGAATTCGGTCAAGCATAGCATACAACTTATTTTTTACAATCCTACAACAAGCCTACCTCTTTCATGGAGTATCCAATAATTTCATTGCAGAACTG GTAATGGATGTACAGGCTGAGTATTTCCCACCAAAGGAAGACATAATGTTGCAAAATGAGGGGGCAGCAGATATCTACGTAATAGTTTCAGGAGTAGTG AATTTGATAACAACAATAAATGGTAATGAACAG GTGTATGAAAAAGTTGAGGAGGGAGACATGTTCGGAGAGGTTGGTGCTCTCTGTGACATACCCCAGCCATTTACTTGCCGCACCACTACCCTATCACAGCTCTTGAGAATAAGGAAGATAAGACTAACAGAGATTATGCAAGAACACAGGGAAGACAGCAATATACTAATGAATAATCTATTTCAG AAGCTAAAGCTGCAGGAAAATTTACCAGAATTAAATCAACTAGATCGAAGATTCATGCACAAGTATGAGCTATTCCATGCTCCTCGAGAAGCATGGTTGTTACCTCAACCTTACCTACAATACACTGAGCACAAATTTGAAGACATTAGTAAGAAGGTCCCAACCTTTGGTGGAGATCATGGTCCAACAAAACTAGCAGCAGAAACAATCCAATTGAGGATGCCACAGCAAGGAAACAGTCATGACCATGGCAATTTTGGGGCGACAGATGGGATGGCAGGCGGAGAAGACAAATGTAATGAGGTTCACATAAACTGCGAGACCAAAAAAGGAACCAAAGAGTTCTGCGTTCAGATAAAATCCGAAGATTGTGATGCAGCAAGCTATTGGCAAACAAGTCATGAAACAGTGAAGCTGGGGTCTTCCCACAATACATTAGATGGCATAACTACGAGAGAAAATCAAGATAGTGGTAACATACAATCATCCAACAAAAGAGTTACAATTCACGCATATCCTCATAATGCAACAGGTTCTTTAGTACAGAATGGGAAGCTTATCAATCTGCCTGGTTCACTGGAGGAGATTTTTGAAATCGGAA GTCAGAAGTTTCCAGGTTTCCACCCTACAAAATTGGTCAGTAGAGACTATGCTGAGATAGATGACATTAGTGTTATTCGAGATGGTGACCACCTATTCCTTCTTCAGATGTAG
- the LOC8085587 gene encoding prefoldin subunit 6: MASSSTPAAVREMQKDLEVQANALSKIQKDIAKNHQVRKQYTIQVGENELVLKELELLSDGANVYKLIGPVLVKQDLAEAKANVKKRIEYITAELKRMDRALKDLEEKQNSKKESIFKLQQRMQAVQAKA, encoded by the exons ATGGCGTCGTCGTCGACCCCGGCGGCCGTCCGCGAGATGCAGAAGGATCTCGAGGTGCAGGCCAACGCCCTCAGCAAGATCCAGAAAG ACATCGCCAAGAACCACCAGGTCCGCAAGCAGTACACCATCCAGGTCGGCGAGAACGAGCTCGTCCTCAAG GAGCTGGAGCTGCTCAGCGATGGGGCTAACGTGTACAAGCTCATCGGACCGGTGCTGGTCAAGCAGGACCTCGCGGAGGCCAAGGCTAACGTTAAGAAGCGCATTGAGTACATCACGGCAGAGCT GAAGCGGATGGATCGGGCTCTCAAAGACTTGGAGGAAAAGCAAAACAGCAAGAAGGAATCG ATATTCAAGTTGCAACAGAGGATGCAGGCTGTACAAGCTAAGGCTTAG
- the LOC8078315 gene encoding uncharacterized protein LOC8078315 produces the protein MEQPWKNQQQRDDGGFAMGEGSYDAANLDQTMTTTDPCEVVDGTLLMMELMDQDDDDDMPSSDLLLDDGDVDRQLSHVIRSLEAEIGGGDGGEAAVVTTMAVGGGGGESLERIEDVLSDDMDDGAYDDYEGASSSSFLLAGHDEAEGWCVYTNTNNGYEEGGGVLEYDTTADHHHYYYCCAEGSADHMYLPLWE, from the coding sequence ATGGAGCAGCCGTGGAAGAACCAGCAGCAAAGAGACGACGGCGGCTTCGCCATGGGAGAGGGCAGCTACGACGCCGCCAACCTCGACCAGACCATGACGACGACGGACCCGTGCGAGGTCGTCGACGGGACGCTCCTGATGATGGAGCTGATGGatcaggacgacgacgacgacatgcCCTCCTCTGATTTGCTTCTCGATGATGGCGATGTCGATCGCCAGCTGAGCCATGTCATTCGCTCCCTCGAGGCGGAGATCGGCGGCGGCGATGGTGGCGAGGCGGCGGTGGTGACGACGATGGccgttggtggtggtggtggtgagagCCTGGAAAGGATCGAGGATGTGTTGTCGGACGACATGGATGATGGCGCCTACGACGACTACGAAGGTGCTTCATCGTCGTCGTTCTTATTAGCTGGGCATGATGAGGCAGAGGGTTGGTGTGTGTACACTAACACTAATAATGGGTACGAGGAGGGTGGTGGCGTTCTAGAGTATGACACGACGGCTGATCATCACCATTACTACTATTGTTGCGCGGAAGGTTCTGCTGACCACATGTATCTCCCCTTGTGGGAATGA